A genome region from Nocardia sp. NBC_01730 includes the following:
- the ltrA gene encoding group II intron reverse transcriptase/maturase, which yields MSAGQASSVAVGSLDPVRALQHTLYRSAKADPGRRFHALRDKVYRRDVLWRAWVRVRRNNGAPGIDETTLAEVEEYGVEKFLDELAEDLKNDRWRSRPARRVLIPKPGSSEKRPLSIPVVRDRVVAAAVKIVLEPIFEAQFLPCSFGFRPKRSTHDALQVLIDKSWRGNRWVVETDIANCFSAIPHEKLMQTIEERVSDQGVLKLLRAMLRAGVMADGVVRREVTGAAQGGPLSPLLCNIYLHRLDRAWDTDAHGVLVRYCDDLVVMCRSRGQAQAALERLRVLLAGLGLECKESKTRIVELAEGGEGVDFLGFHNRLVRGRTPRSAHLVFLARWPSRRAVQHARDRIRSITARSRMLLPTEQLVAELNLFLRGWAGYFRYGNSALVFGQVRNYALSRLALLLSKRGNRRRAWGWGMARVLASPDHLGLISLDGIVVLPRPFRAWKG from the coding sequence GTGAGTGCCGGTCAGGCTAGTTCCGTCGCTGTGGGGTCGTTGGACCCGGTTCGAGCCTTGCAGCACACGCTTTACCGGTCGGCCAAGGCCGATCCGGGACGACGGTTTCATGCGTTGCGGGACAAGGTCTATCGCAGAGACGTCCTGTGGCGTGCGTGGGTGAGGGTGCGCCGCAACAACGGCGCGCCGGGTATCGACGAGACCACCCTGGCCGAGGTCGAGGAATACGGTGTCGAGAAGTTCCTCGACGAGCTGGCTGAGGACTTGAAGAACGATCGGTGGCGGTCGCGGCCCGCGCGGCGGGTGCTCATCCCCAAACCGGGGTCGAGTGAGAAACGGCCGCTGTCGATTCCTGTGGTGCGTGATCGTGTGGTGGCTGCGGCTGTGAAGATCGTGCTCGAGCCGATCTTCGAAGCACAGTTCCTGCCGTGCAGTTTCGGGTTCCGCCCGAAACGGTCGACACACGACGCGCTGCAGGTACTCATCGACAAGTCCTGGCGGGGCAACCGGTGGGTGGTCGAAACCGATATCGCCAACTGCTTTTCAGCGATTCCGCATGAGAAGTTGATGCAGACGATCGAGGAACGAGTCAGTGACCAGGGTGTGTTGAAGCTGCTGCGCGCGATGCTGCGAGCGGGAGTGATGGCCGATGGAGTAGTGCGTCGCGAGGTGACCGGAGCCGCGCAGGGCGGTCCGCTGTCACCGTTGTTGTGCAACATATATCTGCACCGACTCGACCGGGCATGGGACACGGATGCGCACGGAGTGTTGGTGCGCTACTGCGATGACCTGGTGGTGATGTGCCGGTCACGGGGACAGGCCCAGGCCGCGCTGGAGCGGCTGAGGGTTTTGCTCGCCGGGCTCGGACTCGAGTGCAAGGAGTCCAAGACCCGCATCGTGGAGCTGGCCGAGGGAGGCGAGGGAGTGGATTTCCTGGGCTTCCACAATCGGTTGGTGCGTGGGCGGACTCCGCGATCGGCGCACCTGGTGTTCCTGGCTCGCTGGCCCTCACGCAGGGCGGTGCAGCATGCCCGGGACCGGATCCGGTCGATCACGGCCCGGTCCCGGATGCTGCTACCGACCGAACAACTCGTGGCGGAACTGAATCTGTTCCTCCGCGGGTGGGCCGGATACTTCCGATACGGAAACTCCGCCCTGGTGTTCGGTCAGGTCAGAAACTATGCCCTGTCCCGGCTGGCGCTGTTGTTGTCCAAACGAGGCAACCGGCGTCGGGCGTGGGGCTGGGGCATGGCCCGGGTGCTGGCCTCGCCGGATCACCTGGGATTGATCAGCCTCGATGGAATTGTCGTGCTGCCCAGGCCCTTTCGGGCTTGGAAGGGTTGA
- a CDS encoding IS701 family transposase produces the protein MVLDRAVAELDSLMARIGERFTRTEPRGRAGEYVSGLVAGLERKNGWTLAERAGEGTPDGMQRLLRAADWDVDGVRDDVRDYVIEHLGDPAAVLAGDETGFLKKGTKSAGVQRQYSGTAGRTENCQIGVFLAYASKHGHALIDRELYVPQSWTVDRARCRDAGIGDEVEFATKPQQMIAMLERALAAKVPFAWFTADEAYGQAGYLRDWCEDHDVFYVLATRCDQQVSTRADRIARADDLVAQFGDRTWQRLSVGAGAHGPREYDWARRQIEGTWNSGRGHWLLARRALTPNSKGTFEIAYYLCYGPATTRLVDLAWTAGSRWHVEEAFQQAKGEAGLDHYQVRKWRAWYAHITLSMLALAWLAATKTIAAKGDSPTAKTA, from the coding sequence GTGGTGTTGGATCGTGCTGTGGCCGAGCTGGATTCGTTGATGGCGAGGATCGGGGAGCGGTTTACCCGCACTGAACCGCGGGGACGTGCTGGTGAGTATGTGTCAGGGCTGGTCGCCGGTTTGGAACGCAAGAATGGGTGGACCCTGGCCGAACGTGCTGGTGAGGGCACCCCGGATGGGATGCAGCGGTTGCTGCGGGCCGCGGACTGGGACGTCGACGGGGTCCGTGACGATGTGCGTGATTACGTCATCGAACACCTCGGTGACCCTGCGGCGGTGCTGGCCGGTGACGAAACCGGGTTCCTGAAGAAAGGCACCAAATCCGCTGGTGTGCAACGCCAATACTCCGGTACCGCCGGGCGAACCGAGAACTGCCAGATCGGAGTTTTCCTGGCCTACGCGTCCAAGCACGGGCACGCCCTGATCGACCGGGAGCTCTATGTTCCGCAATCGTGGACCGTCGATCGCGCGCGTTGCCGCGACGCCGGGATCGGCGACGAGGTCGAGTTCGCGACCAAGCCGCAGCAGATGATCGCCATGCTCGAACGCGCCCTGGCCGCGAAGGTGCCCTTCGCATGGTTCACCGCCGATGAAGCCTACGGTCAGGCTGGTTACCTGCGCGACTGGTGCGAGGACCACGACGTGTTCTACGTGCTGGCCACCCGCTGCGACCAGCAGGTGAGCACCCGCGCCGACCGCATCGCCCGCGCCGATGATCTGGTAGCGCAGTTCGGGGACCGCACCTGGCAGCGACTCTCGGTCGGTGCCGGTGCGCACGGTCCCCGCGAATACGACTGGGCGCGCCGCCAGATCGAGGGCACCTGGAACAGCGGTCGCGGACACTGGCTGCTGGCCCGGCGGGCGTTGACACCCAACAGCAAGGGGACCTTCGAGATCGCCTACTACCTCTGCTACGGTCCAGCGACCACGCGGCTGGTCGACCTGGCCTGGACTGCCGGGTCGCGCTGGCATGTGGAAGAGGCATTCCAGCAAGCCAAGGGCGAAGCGGGCCTCGATCACTACCAGGTCCGAAAATGGCGTGCCTGGTATGCGCATATCACTTTGTCGATGCTCGCCCTGGCCTGGCTCGCGGCCACCAAAACCATTGCTGCAAAGGGGGACTCACCGACAGCGAAGACGGCATGA